The following DNA comes from Deinococcus cellulosilyticus NBRC 106333 = KACC 11606.
GGGTGGGGTCCAGTTTGCCCAGGGCCTCAATGCGTTTGTGCATGCTGGGGTGGGTCTGCAGGGCGTGTTCTTCTTCGTTGCTCTGCTCGTAGTGGTTTTTCCAGAAGTCCTGGATTCTGGGGACCTCAAGGTAGCTGTAATAACCGCCCATGATGGGAGGTTTGTAACCAGAATTCAGGATGGGGACCACTTCACTGCTCCAGTAGTGGTCAAAGCTTCCCCCAAGATGCCCGACCTTCTGCAGGGCAGCCGTCATGGCCGCAGCACTGGTGTGGCTTGCAGCAAAACGGTCCGCCTGGTACTCCTGGGCCCTGGAGATGCCGTGGGTCAGTTTCAGGTACATGTTGCCGTAGGCAATGAAGATCTTGCCAATGAAGTTGTCGGACATGTTCTGCACGGTGCGAAAGAGCGCTGAACGGGTCTGGTAGATGAAGGCCCCGAGTCGGGTGTCTCCTCCATGATAGTGGCCGTACTCATGGGCAAGCACCGCTTTGAATTCCTGCTCGGTCAGCATGTGCATCAGGGGAAGTCCCACCGCCATGCGCCGTTTCCTGAAAAGGCCCAGAAATCCCAGGTTCTCCTGCACCCAGGCATTGTTTTCAAAAATCAGGTACACCTCATCGGGCATCTTCTGGCCGGTTTTTGCGCTGAGGTCCTGCAACATCCGTTTGAGGGGCAGATGTTCATTCAGGTTGAGTTTAAGACCGGGGGCCTGAAACCGTTCAAATCGGGGCAGGATGCTCCAGATGATGATCGCACCACCAATGAAAGACAGAATGTAAATTTTGATGAGTCCAATGTTGAAACTGTGGCTCCACAGGGTGAGAAACACCGGCAAGAGCAACAAAAAGAGTCCAATTCCCAGAGCAAGCGCATAAAAACCAATCATCAGCATGAGTGCCAGCAAGGCACGGGACATCAGGGGGCGATTCATATGCCCTGATTATAATTCTCTGGCCTGCTTTGCCCATGAGCCAGATGTCACATCGAAATCAAAACGGTCTAAATCCATCAGCGTATGTTTAAACATCCAGAACACCGGGAAGAGAAACGAAGGGGTGAGAAAACCACAGGAAACCTGAAAATCGCAGCAAGGTTCACAGATCAACTCCATGCAGGATCATGGATGTGAAACTGCAGCGAGAGGCTTGATGGTCTGTGAATGCTCCATTTCCCCTAAGCTGAAGGCATGGAACTCACAGGCAAAAAAATCGTTGTGACAGGGGCAGCGTCCGGAATTGGACGTGCTCTGCTGACCTTGCTGTGCGAACAAGACGTGCAGGTGGTCGCTGTGGATCTGACTGCTGTACAGCCCACTGATTTCCCTGCTCCCCACAAAATTCTTCCTCTGGTCATAGACCTTGCCGGGAAGGGCACAACAGAGCACATCCTGCAGCAGGCTGTAGAACGGATGGGTCGGGTGGATGTGTTTTTTGCCAATGCAGGCTTTGCCTACTACGAGACCCTGGAAAATCCAGACCAGGACCATTTGGAGCGGATTTTTCAGGTGAATGTGTACGCGGCCATTGATGCTGCGCTGGGCATGCAGGCCCTGAACCGCCAGAAGCCTTACCGGGTGGTGATCACCTCATCAGCAATGGCGTACATTCCACTTCCGAAGTATGCCCTGTATTCGGCCACCAAAGCCGCCCTGCATGCTTTTGCAGACAGTTACCGCTGGCAGCTCTCTGATCCCAGATCGCTGGTGCTGGTCTACCCCATTGCGACCCAGACAGGCTTTTTTGGCAAAGCCAGTGCTCGAACACCCCTTCCCTACCCAAGCCAGACCCCAGAAGAGGTGGCAAGGGCCATCCTGAAGGGCATTGAACGCAACGAAACCTCCATTTTTCCCTCTGAGGTCTTCTGGCTGGGTCTGAAGCTGAAAGCGGTCCTGCCTTTTTTGCACCGTTTCATCCAGTGGAGAGAACAGGTGCGCAGGTAAGGGGGTCAGGCCATAAAGGCTTTGCTGGTGGTCAGTGGTGCATCCACATCCACACCTGCATTCCACAGGTCTTTGAGCCAGTGGGCAGGCAGCAACTGGCCTGAGCGCATGTTCCAGACGTCTTCAAAGACCCTCAGGGAACAGTCCTGCTTCTGGCACACCACCGGGTCTCCCGGAAGCGTCTGAACCGTCCAGCCCTGGCGGTGGAGGGCCAGCAGCACCTGAACCCTCAGGTTGTGCCAGGCCTGTTCATCTTCGGGTTCATTCCAGGGTTGCAATTTGTGCAGAAGCTGGTGTTTCACCCCGTACTGGTCCAGCCGTCCAGCCAGCGTTCGGAGGGTGAGGTCCCAGAAGGCACCCTGGTACAGGGAAAGCTGCTCCTGCCAGATCTTCACCCAGACTTTTTCTCCCACTTCGGTCCACAAGATGGCCTGGAACCGGGACGCATCTTCACCACCGAAATGCTGCAGCACCAGGGTTTCCAGAACCTCCGGGTGTTCAAGCAGGGTGAGGGCTGCCGGGGTGAGGTCCTTCAGGTGGGTTGGGGGTAAATTCCTGAGGGCTTCTGCCCGGCACACAAAACTGGGGTGGGTGTCATAGGGGTCTTCTGGTTCTTCTGAGAGATCCTGCAGGTGATGTTGAAGGCCAGAACCCTGCAGGTAATGCTGATAGCCCTGCAAGATGGGCGGCTGGTAACCCAGATTCAGCACAGGAATCACCTCGATCTGCCAGTAGGCCTCGAAGGTGGCCCCGAGGTCATGCACTTTTTTCAGGGCCTGCACCATGATTTCCGGGCTGGTCAGCTGGGCAGCAATGCGGTCTGCAGCGTACTCCTGTCTTCTGGACATGCGCTGGGTCATCTGCAGAAAGAGCCTCCCGTACCACAGAAAAGGCCTGTGCAACATGGGAGTGTGGCCTTCATTCTGGGCATGCAGGATGCGCAAAATGGCATGCCGTGCCCCATGAACCAGGTGGACCATGCGGGTGTCTCCGGCGTGGTAATGACCAAATTCGTGGGCCAGCACAGCCCGGAATTCCTCCACAGTCAGCTGTTGCATCAGGGACAGGCCCAGACCCATCCTGCGTTTTCCCTGAAATCCCAGGAAGGTGCTTTCCTGCACCCAGGCATTGTTGTCCAGCATCAGGTACACCTCGTCTGGCAGGGGTTGATGGGTCTGTTCAGCGATCTCTGACAGCAAGGCCTGGAGCCTCGGGTGATCTCTCAGGTGCAACTGTGGCCCTGGAGGCTGAAAGGGCCGGTGTCTGGGAAAGGTGATCCACAGGAGCAGCATTCCAGACCCCATCTGCAACACCTGAACAGGAGTGAGCGTGGAGGTGGAGATCCATTCCACCACAGGCACCACCACCAGCAGCAGGGCTCCACACCACGCCAGGAGGTACACCCCGGCGACGAACACCAGGACCTGATGCAGGTATGGGCGGTGCCGCTGTGGAGACATGTTTTCATGATAGGCGTCCAAAAAAGGTTTTTTGTCTCTTTTCAGGTCTCTGGCTGTCAGACACCAGACCTCAACTTGTGTGCAAATGATGAACTTTTACTTAGTATAAAGTGATATCATTTCGATATAGGAGGAGTCATGGAAAGCAAAGAAATTCGTTTGATCAGTTTGCCCGGAGCCGTGATGTTTTTTGTCAATCTGGCGGTTTTTGCAGCAGGCCTTTACCTGTTCAGTCAGGAAGGCAATGGTCCCCTGTGGGGCACCTTGGTGGTGGTGGTGGGGTTCTTCCTGCTGTTCGGGAATTATCTGGTGCAGCCCAACCAGGCCGTGGTTGCCACCCTCTTTGGTCGCTATGTGGGCACCAATCGGGTGAACGGGTGGTACTGGACCAACCCCTTCACCTCCAGAAAGAGCATCTCCCTGCGGATCCGCAACTTCAACAGCGAGAAACTGAAGGTCAACGACCTGCACGGCAACCCCATTGAGATTGCTGCTGTGATCGTCTGGAGGGTGGTGGATTCTGCCAAGGCCAGCTTCGATGTGGAAAGCTACAAGGACTTTGTGGCCATCCAGAGCGAAACAGCGCTGCGCCACCTGGCCGCCCGTTACCCCTACGATGACCATGACACCAGTGGCCTGTCCCTGCGGGGCAATGCCGACGAGGTGGTGCAGACGCTGCGCGATGAGTTGCAGGCCCGCCTGACTGCCGCTGGCGTGGAGATCCTGGAAGCCCGCCTCTCCCACCTGGCTTACGCCCCTGAAATCGCCCATGCCATGCTTCAAAGACAGCAGGCCAGTGCCATTCTGGCGGCCCGTCAGATCATTGTGGAAGGTGCAGTGGGCATGGTGCAGATGGCCCTCACCAAACTTTCCGATGAGCACATTGTGGAGCTTGATGAGGAGCGCAAAGCCCAGATGGTCTCCAACCTGCTGGTCGTCCTCACCTCAGAACGCAGCACCCAGCCAGTGATCAATGCCGGCAGCCTTTACTGAGATGGCCCTGCCCCCCGTTTCTGAGGAGGTGAGAGCTGTTGAGTGGGCGCAAGAGTTTCCCGCTGAGAATCCAGCCCGAGTTGTTTGATGTTCTGGAACGCTGGGCCTCTGATGAGTTCCGCAGTGTCAATGGCCAGATCGAATACCTCCTGATGGAGGCTGCACGCAAAGCAGGACGGCTTAAAACTAAGAACTCTAAAGAAACCAAAGAATCTTTAGATCGTGAAGAGGAGGCACCGTGAATCCGGTGCCTCCTCTTCTGTTCTGCAAAGTTTGGGTGTCTGCAAGGGGGTGCTTTTTCATTAGACTCAGCAAATTTTTCTAATTTTTCTTTTAATGAAAAGACATTGTGAAAATTTTTTCTTATTACTTGAAGAACGTTAAATATTCGCTCTCAGACGGTTTATTTTCGCATCAGAACGGCTTTTTTTGTAACTTACACAATAATTACAGGGTTGCCATGCTGACAGTTTTCTGTTAGAATTCCTTTATGGGTCATTTGTATACAATCGCTAACCTCGAAAATGTGCAAATGATCACCAAGAACCCCACAGCAGTCTAGCGAACAACAGCCCGAACTCACGTCTGGGCTGTTTTTGTGTTGGAACAATGCCCCTCCTCCTTTTATAGGGGCATCAGGAAAGGGTGTTAGTGTGAAAAAGTACCTTTACAATACAGGTGACCGTGTCGTGCTTCCCCCCTATGGCGTTGGAGTGGTCAGCGGCATCTCCACCAAGTGCGTTGCCAACACCACCTGCTCCTACTACCAGGTGGAATTCCCCAATGGAACCTCCAAGGCCTACGTGCCTGTGGAGTCTGCAGCCAACCTGCGTCCAGCCCTCAACGAGAAGGACGTGCCCGAAATCCTCAACCGCCTGACCCAGGGCCGTTACCCCCTGCCCCGCCAGTGGTCCGCCCGTCACCGCAAGGTCACCGACATCCTCGCCACCGGCAACCCTTTCGAGATTGCCACCCTGGCTGCAGAACTGCGCCGCTGGAACATCGAGCGTGGCCTGCCTGACCTGGACCGCCAGGCCTTCCGCAAAGCCCTGAAGCTGATTGGCCAGGAAATCTCCGAACTGAGCACCGACGGCGTGGAAACCATCCGCGACATCATTCAGGAAGAACTCCAGAACGACGCCAACTGAGACTTGAAAATTTCCGCCCCCGGCCAGAGGTCGGGGGTGTTTTCATGGGGTCAGAAGTGGGTCTCCAGCAGCCTGGTTTTCACAGCTTCAGGCAGCACAGGCAAATCCGCAAGCCGACTCAGGGGCACCCACACTGGGGTATAAGTGCCATTTCCCAGGCCTGAGAACTCCGGTCCCTGACCTGTCCCAAAAGTGCCTCCTCTGACCTTGCATACAAAAAAGCCTTCGTGAGACTGTCCATGCAATTCTGCGAACAGGGAGGAAACTTCAATTTCCAGCCCCAGTTCCTCCAGAATTTCCCTGCGCACACCCTCCTCAGGGGTCTCCCCTGCCTCAATTCCTCCTCCAGGAAACACGTAATACTGCACCGGAGCACCCTCCAGCATTTTTTCTCTGTGAATCAGGGCAACATGGTCCTTTTCAATCAGGATGGCACGGACTCTTTGCATGCCACACAGTTTAGCCTTTGCACCCTCTGGTAGATATAGGCTGATCGGCGTGGTTTTTGCAGGGCACTTTTATACTGTTCTCATGCTCAAAGAGCTTTTCACACAAGCCAGAGTCGCCAGTCGCACCCTTGCGCGGGCGAACCGCAATCATGCTTTAAATGCCATCAAAAAACACCTTGCTGCCCACATCCCTGAAATTCTGAAAGAGAACAGCATCGATGTGGAAAACGAACGCCAGAAAGGCACGAGTGCTGCCCTGGTGGACCGTCTGACCCTCACCGAAAAACGCATGGAAGGGATTTTAGAGGCCATTGATCAGGTGATTGCCCTGCCTGATCCGGTGGGCCGCGTTCTTGAAGGGTGGCGTCACCCCCAGGGCATGCAGATTGAGAAAGTGACTGTGCCTTTCGGGGTGATCGGGATGATCTATGAGTCCCGGCCCAACGTGACCGTGGACGCCGCCATCCTGTGCCTCAAAGCAGGGAGTGCTGTGATCCTGCGTGGCAGCAGCAACGCCCTGAACTCCAACCGTGCACTGGTGAAAGCCATGCGCGAGGGCCTGAAAGAAGCTGGCCTCAATGAGAACGCCATTTCCCTGATCGACTCCACCGACCGGTCCAGCGTCACCGAACTGCTGACCGCCAGGGGCTTTGTGGATCTGGTGATTCCCCGGGGAGGTGCAGGCCTGATCAACCATGTGGTGCAGAACGCAAAAGTGCCCGTGATTGAAACCGGGGTGGGCAACTGCCACCTGTACGTGCACCGGGATGCTGACCTGAACAGCGCACTGAAAATCCTGATGAACGGCAAGACCCAGCGTCCAGGCGTGTGCAACGCCCTGGAAACCCTGCTGGTCGATCAGGAGATCGCTTCTGCCTTCCTGCCCAGGGCCGTCAAAGCCCTCAGGGATGCAGGTGTGGAAGTCCGTGGGGATGAGGACACCCAGATGTATGCCCCTGGTGTGGTGGCCGCCACCGAAGAGGACTGGAGCACCGAGTTTCTGGACCTCATCATCGCTGTGAAAGTGGTGAAGGGTCTCGATGAGGCCATCAACCACATCAACACCTACGGTTCCCAGCACAGTGAGGCCATCGTCACCGAGAGCCTGAAAGCCGCCGAGCAGTTCCAGAACGAAGTGGACGCTGCCGCAGTTTATGTGAATGTCTCCACACGTTTCACCGATGGCTTTGAATTTGGTTTCGGGGCCGAGATTGGCATTTCCACCCAGAAAATGCACGCCAGAGGACCGATGGGCCTCAGGGAAATGGTGACCATCCAGTACCGCATCCGGGGAGAAGGGCAGGTCCGATGAAACGCAGGATCGTCCTGAAAATTGGCTCCAGCAGCCTGACGGACGAAAACGGACGCATCGAACCTGAGAGGCTGCAGGCCATCGCTTCTGCCCTGGGAACCCTGGACGCAGAAGTTGCGGTGGTGTCCTCTGGAGCGGTGGCTGCAGGATGTGGGCTCCTGAACGTCCCCCGTCCGCGCACCCTCCCTGAAAAGCAGGCTCTGGCTGCTGTGGGTCAGGCTGCACTGATGCAGGAGTGGGCGAAAGTCTTTGCTCCCCATGCCGTGGCCCAGATCCTGCTGAGCGCCGGAGACATCCAGGACCGCAAGCGCTTCGTCAATGCCAAACACGCCCTGGAAGCTGCATTCAAGCTGGGCGTGGTTCCCATCATCAACGAGAACGACACGGTTGCCACACAGGAGTTGCGTCTGGGCGACAACGACACCCTCAGTGCCTGGGTGGCCTACCTGTGCGAGGCCCACGAATTGATCCTCCTCACCGATGTGGACGGACTGTACACGGCAAACCCAAGAGTGGACCCCACTGCAAAACGGCTGTCTCTGGTCGAAAACGTCGCAGAAGTGCTGCACCTCGCAGGAGGCGCAGGCTCATCCAGAGGCACCGGAGGCATGCACACCAAACTGAAAGCCGCACAGATCGCCTCAGAAGCCGGAATTGACACCCTGATCATCGGCGGAGGGGGGATGGGCCTGAAAGCCTTCTTTGAGGGGGCCGACACCGGAACCCGCATCCGTGCCCAGAAACACACGGCACGCAGAGGCTGGATTCTGCATCAGCCCAGCAAAGGCAGCCTGTTCATTGACTCCGGGGCAGAAAAAGCCCTCCGAAGCGGAAAGAGCCTGCTGCCAAAAGGCATCACAGGCATTGCAGGAGACTTCCAGTACGGCGAAATCGTGCGTCTGGAAGGCGAACATGGCCCCATCGGGCAGGGCATCGTCAATTATGCCGCCCATGAGGTGCAGCGCATCTTCCGCAGGCACACCGAAGAAATCGAAGAAATCCTGGGGTACAAGGACTTCGATGAGGTGGTGCACCGGAACCATCTGGCCCTGTACTGAACTGCCCTGAACTGGAGCCCCATCACCCCCCAGCAAGGGGGGTTTCTGCTGTCTCGGGGGCAAAGGTCTGCCGGAAAGTGAACGCATGGGGGGTGGGGCCATGCTGCCTGAGGTGTTCCAGGCGGTCTCTGGCTTCCAGCACGGTGGGGATGTGGCCGTCTTCAATCCACCACAGCACCATGAAGGCTTCCTTCATGTTCTCGAACCACTTGCGGCGCTCTTTCATCACCTGGGTGTGGTCGCTTTTGTACACGTAATTTTTCAGGGACTCGATGTCCTGCCAGACGCTCATGTTCACAATGATCATCTCGTCTTCATAAGGACGCAGGCTGGTGGCATCGTTGCCCTCTCCGGTCAGACGCCAGACAAAGCCTGGAGTGTTTTCAGCGAGGGCGTTGATCTCATCCAGTCTGGACACGAAATCGGCGAGTTGCGGACTGTCAATGGGGGCCAGCAGACGGGCAATGTTGACCTGTGCGAGTTGCATGACTCAACATAACAGCGTCTTTGATGAGATGGTGTGATGACTTACAGGATCTGAACCCGCAACAAAAAACCCGCCAGTTGTGGCGGGCAATGGACAGTTCGATCCTCAGGAGGGCAATTCCACAGCAGCTTTGACATCAATCTGGGATTTTCCCTGTTTGAACGCTGCAACGTAAGCCACCACTTCGCCTCCTGCACGTTCGGTGAGTCTGGCGAGGGCCACCTGGGTGCTTCCGGTCACCACCACATCCCCGATGATGACCACCTTTTTGCCTTTGAGTTTCTCGGCCTGGCGGGCATCCAGCCAGAGGGTCTCATTGACCCCCAGGGTCATGCTGTCCACCGCCTGGATCAGGGGGTCTTGCATGTAGGTGCGGCGGCGCTTGCGCGCTGCAGCGTAAGGTTTTTTCACCCGTTCTGCAATGGCGTGTGTCAGGGGCACGCCACTGACGGTGCTGGTCAGCAGAACATCGAATTTTTTGGGAAGCAGTTTGACCATCTCATCGGCCACAGCGTTGGTCAGTTCCCAGTCTCCCACCAGTTCCACGATGGGAAGGGTGGAGTTGGCATTCACACGGACATAGGGAAATTCTCGGGTGACATTCCCGATGGTCAGGGCGTAGTTGGGCATGCCTTTACTATACCCGCTGGTTAGACAACTGCAAGAGGAGTTCAATTGGATACAGGACTTGTCACCGGGAAAGTAAGACGATCAGGGAAAGTCAGGTGCCAGAACTGAAGAGTGCCGACCCCTGACAGCCGACCACTCCCTGCGGTATTCTCTTCTTTATGGTTGTGACTCGCATTGCCCCAAGCCCCACCGGCGATCCACACGTCGGTACGGCCTACCAGGCCCTCTTTGATTACATCTGGGCGAAGAAGAATGGCGGAAAGTTCATTGTCCGCATCGAAGACACCGACCGCAGCCGGTACAACGCCGAGTCTGAAAAACGCATTCTGGAGATGTTCCGCTGGCTGGGCATTCCTTACGATGAAGCGCCCGATGTGGGTGGACCCAACGCCCCCTACCGCCAGAGTGAGCGTCTGGAAAACTACCACAAGTACGCAGAGCAGCTTCTGGAAGCAGGTCAGGCATATTACGCCTTTGAGACCCCTGAAGAACTCCAGGCCATCCGTGAAGGCCTGCGTGCCCGCAACATCAATCTCGGTTACGATGGTCGGGCCAGAAGCATTCCACTTGAAGAGGCCCGCAAGCGTGTGGCTGCCGGAGAGCGTCATGTGATCCGCCTGAAAGCCCCCCGAGAGGGCAGCACCATCCTGCGCGATGAACTGCGTGGAGCCATCAGCTTTGACAATGCAGGGGTGGAAGATGCCGTGCTGATCAAGGGCGATGGTTTCCCCACCTATCACCTTGCTGTGGTGGTGGACGACCACCTGATGGGCGTCACCGATGTGATCCGTGGTGAAGAGTGGATTCCCTCCGCTCCCATCCATGTGGTGCTCTATCAGGCTTTTGGCTGGCAGGAGCCCCGCTGGATTCACATGCCCCTCTTGCAAAACCCGGACAAGACCAAACTGTCCAAACGCAAAGGCAACACCTCTGTGGAGTGGTACAGAAAAGAAGGGGTACAGCCCGAAGCCCTGCTGAACTACCTCGGGATGATGGGTTTCTCCATGCCTGACGGACGGGAAATCTTCAGCCTTCAGGACCTCACGGAAGCCTTCACCTTTGACCGCATCAGCCTGGGGGGCTCGGTGTTTGGCTGGGACAAACTGAAGTGGCTCAATGCCCAGTACATCCGTGAAGTGCTGCCTTTTGAAACTGTGGCAGAGCGTCTTCAACAGCACCTGCAGGAACACGGTCATGCTGTACCCAACGATGATTTCTTCAAGGGTGTGGTCAAACTCATGCTGCCCCGAATTGAAGTGTTCAGTGAGTTCTGGGAGAAGACCCTTTTCTTCTGGACTGAAGATTACGCAGTCAACGAGAAAGCCCAGAACAACATCAACAGTGGCCAGGACGTATTGAAAGCCCTGCTGCCCAGGCTTCAGGCCCTGGAAGACTTCTCCCATGGGTCCACCCATGACCTCTTCAAGGCCTACGCAGAAGAAGCAGGCCTGAAACTCGGCAAGGTGATGCCTCCTGTGCGTGCTGCCATCGCGGGCACCATGGAAAGCCCGGACATGGGAGAAATGTTGCGCCTGCTCGGGAAGGAGCGGGTGGTGGCTCGCATTCGGAAAGCCCTTCTGTAAGTTTGCGAGTCCTGCTCAGATGAACACGGCAGAGCCCATCTGAGCAAGTCCACAGTTCACAGTTGCCCGTTCACAGCAAGAAGCAACTGCCAGCACTTGACCTCACATCGAGAAAGCCAGACAAAGTTCAGAGGGAAGCCCAGCAGCTTCCCTCTTTTTTATTTCTGGATCTTAACCCCGGACTTCGAGGTTCTTGATCCCCCGGATCACAAACCCTCCCACATACTCGGTGGGGGCACCTGGCTGGACCAGTTGCAGGTCAGGCATGCGCCTGAGGAGGGTCTTGATGGACACCTGCAGTTCCAGCCGGGCCAGAGGTGCGCCCAGGCAGTAGTGGATGCCCAGTCCAAAGGTCAGGTGGGGGTTCTGTTCACGGGTGAGGACCAGTTCATCTGCCCTGTCAAATTTTCTGGGGTCCCGGTTCCCCGAAGCGTACAGCAAACAGACCTCCTGCCCTTGCTTGAGTTGCACCCCATTAAAATCCATGTCCTGCAGCACATAACGCTCAAACATCGGCAGAGGGGTGTCATACCGGAGCATCTCTTCAATGGCGGTCTTGAAGAGGGGGGTGGTGTGCCCCTCTTTCTGGGCTTCTTCTCTGAGCAGGTCAAACTGCTCCGGGTGGCGCATCAGGGCCAGAATGCCTGCAGTGCTGCCATTGACGGTGGCCTCGTGGCCCGCGTTGAGGAGCAGGATGCAGGTGGCAATCAGTTCATCCTCGGTGAGCCTGTCCCCTTCTTCCTCCACCTGCACCAGAGCGGTGATCAGGTCGTCTCCGGGATTGATCCTGCGGTCCTCTGCAAGTTCTTTGAGGAAAGCCGAGAATTCGATGGTGGCCTGATTCGCCTCGATCTGCTGCTGTTCGGTGTATCCCAGCTCGTAGAGTTTCACAATGGCCGAAGACCAGGGACGGAGCTTGTGGCGGTGCTCCCCGGGCACACCCAGCAATTCAGCAATCACCGTTACAGGCAAAGGCTCCGAGAATTCCTCCACATAATCGAAGCTGTCTTTCTGCTTGAGACCATCGATGGTGCGGTCCACAATGGCCTGAATGCGTTCAGTCAGGGCTTCCACCCGTCTGGGGGTGAAGGCTTTTGACACCAGTGCCCTGAGCCTGGTGTGGTCTGGAGGCTCACGGTCCAGCAGGTGGGTGCTGTTGAAGGCCTCAAATTCCTTCTGGCGAGGGTCCACTGGAGGCCAACCCAGTTCATCACGGGACAGGATGTGCAGGATGCTGCGCCCGAACCGTCTGTCCCTCAGGATGCTGGAGATGTCATCGTAACGGGCAAAGAAATGCTTGCCCCACACCGGATCGAAAAACACAGGCATTTCATCTCTGAG
Coding sequences within:
- a CDS encoding toxin-antitoxin system HicB family antitoxin → MSGRKSFPLRIQPELFDVLERWASDEFRSVNGQIEYLLMEAARKAGRLKTKNSKETKESLDREEEAP
- a CDS encoding CarD family transcriptional regulator, producing MKKYLYNTGDRVVLPPYGVGVVSGISTKCVANTTCSYYQVEFPNGTSKAYVPVESAANLRPALNEKDVPEILNRLTQGRYPLPRQWSARHRKVTDILATGNPFEIATLAAELRRWNIERGLPDLDRQAFRKALKLIGQEISELSTDGVETIRDIIQEELQNDAN
- a CDS encoding glutamate-5-semialdehyde dehydrogenase, which produces MLKELFTQARVASRTLARANRNHALNAIKKHLAAHIPEILKENSIDVENERQKGTSAALVDRLTLTEKRMEGILEAIDQVIALPDPVGRVLEGWRHPQGMQIEKVTVPFGVIGMIYESRPNVTVDAAILCLKAGSAVILRGSSNALNSNRALVKAMREGLKEAGLNENAISLIDSTDRSSVTELLTARGFVDLVIPRGGAGLINHVVQNAKVPVIETGVGNCHLYVHRDADLNSALKILMNGKTQRPGVCNALETLLVDQEIASAFLPRAVKALRDAGVEVRGDEDTQMYAPGVVAATEEDWSTEFLDLIIAVKVVKGLDEAINHINTYGSQHSEAIVTESLKAAEQFQNEVDAAAVYVNVSTRFTDGFEFGFGAEIGISTQKMHARGPMGLREMVTIQYRIRGEGQVR
- a CDS encoding NUDIX hydrolase, giving the protein MQRVRAILIEKDHVALIHREKMLEGAPVQYYVFPGGGIEAGETPEEGVRREILEELGLEIEVSSLFAELHGQSHEGFFVCKVRGGTFGTGQGPEFSGLGNGTYTPVWVPLSRLADLPVLPEAVKTRLLETHF
- a CDS encoding SDR family NAD(P)-dependent oxidoreductase; its protein translation is MELTGKKIVVTGAASGIGRALLTLLCEQDVQVVAVDLTAVQPTDFPAPHKILPLVIDLAGKGTTEHILQQAVERMGRVDVFFANAGFAYYETLENPDQDHLERIFQVNVYAAIDAALGMQALNRQKPYRVVITSSAMAYIPLPKYALYSATKAALHAFADSYRWQLSDPRSLVLVYPIATQTGFFGKASARTPLPYPSQTPEEVARAILKGIERNETSIFPSEVFWLGLKLKAVLPFLHRFIQWREQVRR
- a CDS encoding M48 family metalloprotease; the encoded protein is MNRPLMSRALLALMLMIGFYALALGIGLFLLLLPVFLTLWSHSFNIGLIKIYILSFIGGAIIIWSILPRFERFQAPGLKLNLNEHLPLKRMLQDLSAKTGQKMPDEVYLIFENNAWVQENLGFLGLFRKRRMAVGLPLMHMLTEQEFKAVLAHEYGHYHGGDTRLGAFIYQTRSALFRTVQNMSDNFIGKIFIAYGNMYLKLTHGISRAQEYQADRFAASHTSAAAMTAALQKVGHLGGSFDHYWSSEVVPILNSGYKPPIMGGYYSYLEVPRIQDFWKNHYEQSNEEEHALQTHPSMHKRIEALGKLDPTPEPPSEQFALNLLRDPAQQELNLLKFLGGQEAFSKLQNIDWDTVGEQVWMPFWREASAKHRHLFVGQTLENITLQLLDDTRRFRLFESMRHPSDPQGDGYPWMVVRFLFAVGLYDLGWKVEARPGASVQFSKDEQVLCPLDDLTEMQNGENRGLWLENLRKAGMEHAILFKY
- a CDS encoding SPFH domain-containing protein; the protein is MESKEIRLISLPGAVMFFVNLAVFAAGLYLFSQEGNGPLWGTLVVVVGFFLLFGNYLVQPNQAVVATLFGRYVGTNRVNGWYWTNPFTSRKSISLRIRNFNSEKLKVNDLHGNPIEIAAVIVWRVVDSAKASFDVESYKDFVAIQSETALRHLAARYPYDDHDTSGLSLRGNADEVVQTLRDELQARLTAAGVEILEARLSHLAYAPEIAHAMLQRQQASAILAARQIIVEGAVGMVQMALTKLSDEHIVELDEERKAQMVSNLLVVLTSERSTQPVINAGSLY
- a CDS encoding DUF3291 domain-containing protein, with the protein product MQLAQVNIARLLAPIDSPQLADFVSRLDEINALAENTPGFVWRLTGEGNDATSLRPYEDEMIIVNMSVWQDIESLKNYVYKSDHTQVMKERRKWFENMKEAFMVLWWIEDGHIPTVLEARDRLEHLRQHGPTPHAFTFRQTFAPETAETPLAGG
- the proB gene encoding glutamate 5-kinase, which translates into the protein MKRRIVLKIGSSSLTDENGRIEPERLQAIASALGTLDAEVAVVSSGAVAAGCGLLNVPRPRTLPEKQALAAVGQAALMQEWAKVFAPHAVAQILLSAGDIQDRKRFVNAKHALEAAFKLGVVPIINENDTVATQELRLGDNDTLSAWVAYLCEAHELILLTDVDGLYTANPRVDPTAKRLSLVENVAEVLHLAGGAGSSRGTGGMHTKLKAAQIASEAGIDTLIIGGGGMGLKAFFEGADTGTRIRAQKHTARRGWILHQPSKGSLFIDSGAEKALRSGKSLLPKGITGIAGDFQYGEIVRLEGEHGPIGQGIVNYAAHEVQRIFRRHTEEIEEILGYKDFDEVVHRNHLALY
- a CDS encoding M48 family metallopeptidase, which gives rise to MSPQRHRPYLHQVLVFVAGVYLLAWCGALLLVVVPVVEWISTSTLTPVQVLQMGSGMLLLWITFPRHRPFQPPGPQLHLRDHPRLQALLSEIAEQTHQPLPDEVYLMLDNNAWVQESTFLGFQGKRRMGLGLSLMQQLTVEEFRAVLAHEFGHYHAGDTRMVHLVHGARHAILRILHAQNEGHTPMLHRPFLWYGRLFLQMTQRMSRRQEYAADRIAAQLTSPEIMVQALKKVHDLGATFEAYWQIEVIPVLNLGYQPPILQGYQHYLQGSGLQHHLQDLSEEPEDPYDTHPSFVCRAEALRNLPPTHLKDLTPAALTLLEHPEVLETLVLQHFGGEDASRFQAILWTEVGEKVWVKIWQEQLSLYQGAFWDLTLRTLAGRLDQYGVKHQLLHKLQPWNEPEDEQAWHNLRVQVLLALHRQGWTVQTLPGDPVVCQKQDCSLRVFEDVWNMRSGQLLPAHWLKDLWNAGVDVDAPLTTSKAFMA